A single Acidaminococcales bacterium DNA region contains:
- a CDS encoding glycosyltransferase family 4 protein, with product MKIAIDANTLAYKPAGITKTLLYLMDNVAELVACFTGVCFFSKRRPPVNDFAFATEKIKYWRHLPFSIGERLLYRKIADCDFIHYHANGDVLPFAPKEKNVLVLHDVLPLAIPGYFKNEKRRAKYMRNTQQSLDHAGIVFTPSEYSRKEIEKFFRVTCPLIVLPFAAAIETPEGWQLPPVAGDRPYYIYAGGYDRRKGMDKILQSFMTSPERRKLYFVGEQHDFSYEFRLLANKAKDMGILEEKGYVGQMELVRLIKGARALLYPSKLEGFGLPPLEAMKLGTPVFATKGTSVPEVCGDACIYFEPDDETDLIVKIREFERGGEALRQELINRGYAQSAMFSWPKAAQKYLAALRELCGAKGKMAT from the coding sequence ATGAAAATCGCCATTGACGCAAATACTTTGGCCTATAAACCGGCGGGCATAACAAAAACGCTTCTTTACCTGATGGACAATGTGGCGGAATTGGTTGCCTGTTTTACAGGCGTGTGTTTTTTTAGCAAGAGAAGGCCGCCCGTTAATGATTTTGCTTTTGCGACGGAAAAAATCAAATATTGGCGGCATCTTCCATTTAGCATAGGCGAAAGGCTCTTATACCGTAAGATAGCCGACTGCGACTTCATACACTATCACGCTAACGGCGACGTACTTCCATTCGCGCCGAAAGAGAAGAATGTGTTAGTGCTGCACGATGTGCTTCCCTTGGCGATCCCTGGATATTTCAAAAATGAGAAAAGAAGAGCCAAATACATGCGCAATACCCAGCAGTCGCTTGACCATGCGGGGATAGTGTTTACGCCATCCGAATATTCCAGAAAGGAAATAGAAAAATTTTTCCGGGTAACATGCCCACTCATCGTTCTCCCGTTTGCCGCGGCCATTGAAACGCCCGAAGGGTGGCAACTTCCACCTGTTGCCGGCGACCGTCCATATTATATATACGCCGGCGGTTATGACCGGCGCAAAGGTATGGACAAAATACTGCAATCCTTTATGACCAGCCCGGAAAGGAGAAAATTATATTTCGTGGGGGAACAGCATGATTTTTCCTATGAATTTAGATTGCTGGCGAATAAAGCGAAAGACATGGGCATCCTTGAAGAGAAGGGTTATGTCGGCCAGATGGAGCTCGTCCGTCTTATAAAGGGCGCGCGGGCTTTGCTCTACCCGTCCAAACTCGAAGGGTTCGGGCTGCCCCCGCTTGAGGCGATGAAACTCGGCACGCCTGTTTTCGCGACCAAGGGGACTTCCGTGCCGGAGGTCTGCGGCGATGCCTGCATATATTTTGAGCCGGACGATGAAACCGACTTAATCGTCAAAATTCGGGAATTTGAACGGGGCGGGGAAGCGCTGCGCCAAGAGCTGATAAACCGTGGCTATGCCCAGAGTGCGATGTTTAGCTGGCCAAAGGCCGCCCAAAAATATTTGGCGGCACTGCGAGAACTATGCGGGGCGAAAGGTAAGATGGCAACATGA